TTTGACGAAGGAAGCATTCGTCCGCAAATGCCGCGATCTCTGGCGATTTCGCCCTCGCCTTCCGAACGTTTCGAGAAAAAAGAATGCGCCTGAAAAGATTCGTCTCGCCGTCTTCACGATCGTCTTTGAGTTTCAATCCGAGCAAGATCAAATTGAGTCTCGCGACTTCGAGCGAAGTCTCTGAGACGTCCGCGACCGCGCGTTTTTTCGGATTCAAAATACATCGCTTTTGAACGATCTTCGGCTTTTCGCCGCGGATATCGGCGAAGAAAAGATTGATAAACGCCGCGTCGTAATTCACGGACAATCGAGCCGTCTGCCCCGCGCTTTTTTTCATCGCGTGGCACAGCCCACAGTAATAGGCGCGAAACAAAGCGTAATCGCGCATATAAAGATTGGGTTTATCGGGAAGGACGTATCCGAACATCAGTCAGCGACGAATCCGATCTTCTTTTTGACCTTGCGAAGCGTTCGGAATGCGATGCGGGAAGCCTTCTCGGCGCCTTCTTTCATAATGCGTTCGAGCTCCGCTTTATCCGCCATAAAGGTCGCGTACTTTTCCTGCACGGGACGAAGCGCGTCCGCGACCGCCTCTCCGACCGCGATCTTGAAATCGCCGTAGCCTTTTCCTTCGAAGCGGTTTTCCGCGCTTTCGATCGACTCTCCGCTGAACGCCGAATAGATCGAAAGAAGGTTCGAGATGCCGGGTTTATCTTCGGAAAAGACGATCCTGTTATCGCTGTCCGTCACCGCGCGCTTGAATTTCTTCATGATAAGATCGGGCGGATCGATAATGGATACCGTAGCGTTCTGATCCTTATCGGATTTGCTCATTTTTTCGAGCGGGTTTTGCAGGCTCGTAATCTTCGCGCCCTGCTTGGGAATAAAGGGCTCGGGGACGACGAAAGTTTCGCCGTAACGATTATTGAACCGAATCGCAAGATCGCGCGCGAGTTCGAGATGCTGCTTTTGATCCTTTCCGACGG
This genomic window from Clostridia bacterium contains:
- the trpS gene encoding tryptophan--tRNA ligase, which produces MRIYSGIQPTGCITIGNYIGAVKNWLELQKENECLFAVANQHAMTVKQIPQELRERTYSFFAQFLACGLDPEKSILYVQSNVPQHSELCWILSCLTYIGELERMTQFKDKSRKNEDNINAGLLTYPVLMAADILLFATDLVPVGKDQKQHLELARDLAIRFNNRYGETFVVPEPFIPKQGAKITSLQNPLEKMSKSDKDQNATVSIIDPPDLIMKKFKRAVTDSDNRIVFSEDKPGISNLLSIYSAFSGESIESAENRFEGKGYGDFKIAVGEAVADALRPVQEKYATFMADKAELERIMKEGAEKASRIAFRTLRKVKKKIGFVAD